Proteins encoded by one window of Martelella endophytica:
- the tal gene encoding transaldolase, giving the protein MASKLDQLREMTTVVADTGDIRAVEKLKPVDCTTNPSIVLKALSTDMFDDAFADAIKWGKSQGGAKDGVVDAVASRLAIDVGEALVKLVPGRVSTEVDADLSFDTEASIAKAHEIIKAYEDRGIGRERILIKLASTWEGIRACEVLQKEGIDCNLTLLFSKAQAIACADAGAFLISPFVGRILDWYKKSTGENYTTETDPGVLSVRAIYNYYKANGISTVVMGASFRNIGEIEGLAGCDRLTIAPNLLEELAADQSDLPRKLSPETFEAEPKVEMDEKTFRWMLNEDAMATEKLAEGIRNFAVDLGKLRKRVAEALDA; this is encoded by the coding sequence ATGGCATCGAAACTTGACCAATTGCGCGAAATGACGACGGTCGTCGCCGATACCGGCGACATCCGTGCTGTCGAAAAGCTGAAGCCCGTCGATTGCACCACCAATCCCAGCATCGTGCTGAAGGCGCTTTCGACCGACATGTTCGACGATGCCTTCGCCGACGCCATCAAATGGGGCAAGTCGCAGGGCGGCGCCAAGGACGGCGTTGTGGATGCTGTCGCAAGCCGTCTCGCCATCGATGTCGGCGAGGCTCTGGTGAAGCTCGTGCCCGGCCGCGTCTCGACCGAGGTCGATGCCGACCTCTCCTTCGACACCGAGGCTTCCATCGCCAAGGCGCATGAAATCATCAAGGCTTACGAGGATCGTGGCATCGGCCGCGAGCGGATCCTCATCAAGCTCGCCTCCACCTGGGAAGGCATTCGCGCCTGCGAAGTGCTGCAGAAGGAGGGCATCGACTGCAATCTGACGCTGCTCTTCTCCAAGGCTCAGGCGATTGCCTGCGCCGATGCCGGCGCCTTCCTGATTTCGCCCTTCGTCGGCCGCATCCTCGATTGGTACAAGAAGTCCACGGGCGAGAATTACACCACAGAAACCGATCCCGGCGTTCTGTCGGTCCGGGCGATCTACAACTATTACAAGGCGAACGGCATCTCCACCGTCGTCATGGGTGCCTCGTTCCGCAATATCGGCGAGATCGAAGGCCTTGCCGGTTGCGACCGCCTGACGATCGCGCCGAACCTTCTGGAAGAACTTGCCGCCGACCAGAGTGACCTGCCGCGCAAGCTTTCGCCGGAAACCTTCGAGGCCGAGCCCAAGGTCGAGATGGACGAAAAGACCTTCCGCTGGATGCTGAACGAAGACGCGATGGCGACGGAAAAGCTCGCCGAAGGCATCCGCAACTTCGCCGTCGACCTCGGCAAGCTGCGCAAGCGCGTCGCCGAAGCATTGGACGCCTGA
- a CDS encoding metallophosphoesterase — protein sequence MKALRRLFKSAPPPPPPPPPFRGDLPRPDQPFAVIGDIHGCRGHLEKLWARLDREAPSARIVHVGDYVDRGEHSADVLRMLFRREREQGDIVCLTGNHEQMFLDFLEDPAGKGKRWLQFGGLQTLASFGLSGIGDAVGTRDYSQIRDAVLVALGEEMTAWLKALPLSWQSGNLAVVHAGADPRLPIAEQPPQNLTWGHRAFGALPRRDGLWIVHGHTVVPMPSMSNGIISLDTGAYASGRLTAAILRPDREVEFIQVDAGG from the coding sequence ATGAAGGCCCTTCGACGCCTGTTCAAATCCGCGCCGCCTCCACCGCCACCGCCGCCACCCTTTCGCGGCGACCTTCCCCGGCCCGACCAGCCCTTCGCCGTGATCGGCGATATTCACGGCTGTCGTGGCCACCTCGAAAAGCTCTGGGCCCGCCTCGACCGCGAGGCGCCGAGCGCGCGGATCGTCCATGTCGGCGACTATGTGGACCGTGGCGAGCATTCCGCCGATGTGCTGCGCATGCTGTTCCGGCGCGAACGCGAGCAGGGCGACATCGTCTGCCTGACGGGCAATCACGAGCAGATGTTTCTCGATTTCCTTGAAGACCCGGCGGGAAAGGGCAAGCGCTGGCTGCAGTTCGGCGGCCTGCAGACGCTCGCGAGCTTCGGCCTCAGCGGCATCGGCGATGCCGTCGGCACCCGCGACTACAGCCAGATCCGCGATGCCGTCCTGGTAGCGCTCGGCGAGGAAATGACCGCCTGGCTGAAGGCGCTGCCGCTGTCATGGCAGAGCGGCAACCTCGCCGTTGTCCATGCCGGCGCCGATCCGCGCCTGCCGATTGCCGAACAGCCGCCGCAAAACCTCACATGGGGCCACAGGGCCTTCGGCGCGCTACCGCGCCGCGACGGGCTCTGGATCGTCCACGGACACACCGTGGTGCCGATGCCATCGATGTCGAACGGCATCATTTCGCTCGACACCGGCGCCTATGCCTCCGGCCGCCTCACCGCCGCCATTCTGCGGCCCGACCGCGAGGTCGAATTCATCCAGGTGGATGCCGGCGGCTGA
- a CDS encoding polysaccharide biosynthesis/export family protein, with protein sequence MLSVALTGCSFLYYSPGVQQEVTETTEVNVVPLNADAVALANASPYTPRKLPAVFSQVADVPNANSPGLESVAPYRQQQRPRSISTRLPEPKTPPPYRIGVGDIVMLATPDSQNVVYEINGLLAAQSSRQGYTVQDDGAVAIPNVGRVVISGMTLAEAQNELFNKFVESQIEPSFSLEISEFRSQKISVDGSVRQPMLEPITLTPLYLDDAITAAGGIASSANSGPASIDLSTVAIKLYRGGETYQIPASTLFGKSGGPKVLLQDGDRVYVDDQYPLELAGGYLDQQIKLTDFYRSSLEEERSNFEAKMNLDAVDRDYVYRFGEVTKQGRFPLPFERTASLADVLFDDGGIDRITGDVRRIYVLRREPYGPKPDTVTAYALNAQNAPKLILATQFEMRPDDIVFVATHPISDWNRVISQLLPSFTVVGTTDRLFN encoded by the coding sequence ATGCTTTCGGTCGCCCTGACCGGCTGCAGTTTTCTCTATTACAGCCCCGGCGTGCAGCAGGAGGTGACGGAGACCACCGAGGTCAACGTCGTGCCGCTCAACGCCGATGCCGTGGCGCTCGCCAATGCCTCGCCCTACACGCCGCGCAAGCTGCCGGCGGTCTTCTCCCAGGTCGCGGATGTTCCGAACGCCAACAGCCCCGGCCTGGAGTCGGTTGCGCCCTATCGGCAGCAGCAGCGCCCGCGGTCGATCTCGACCCGCCTGCCCGAGCCGAAGACGCCGCCGCCCTATCGGATCGGGGTTGGCGACATCGTCATGCTCGCGACGCCGGATTCGCAGAACGTCGTCTACGAAATCAACGGGCTTCTGGCGGCCCAGAGCAGCCGCCAGGGCTATACCGTGCAGGACGACGGCGCCGTCGCCATTCCGAATGTCGGCCGCGTCGTGATTTCCGGCATGACACTGGCGGAAGCACAGAACGAACTCTTCAACAAGTTCGTCGAAAGCCAGATCGAGCCGTCCTTCAGCCTCGAGATATCCGAGTTCCGCTCGCAGAAGATCTCTGTCGACGGCTCGGTGCGCCAGCCGATGCTGGAGCCGATCACGCTGACGCCGCTCTATCTCGATGATGCTATCACCGCCGCCGGCGGCATAGCCTCGTCGGCGAACAGCGGTCCGGCCTCGATCGATCTCAGCACCGTCGCGATCAAGCTTTACCGTGGTGGCGAGACCTACCAGATTCCGGCCAGCACGCTGTTCGGCAAGAGCGGCGGTCCGAAGGTGCTGCTGCAGGATGGCGACCGCGTTTACGTCGACGATCAGTACCCGCTGGAACTTGCCGGCGGCTATCTCGACCAGCAGATCAAGCTGACCGATTTCTACCGCTCCTCGCTTGAGGAAGAGCGCAGCAATTTCGAGGCCAAGATGAACCTCGATGCGGTCGACCGCGATTATGTCTACCGCTTCGGCGAAGTCACCAAGCAGGGCCGCTTCCCGCTGCCCTTCGAACGCACCGCCTCGCTTGCCGACGTGCTGTTCGATGATGGCGGGATCGACCGCATTACCGGCGATGTCCGCCGCATCTATGTGTTGCGTCGTGAGCCCTATGGACCGAAGCCGGATACCGTCACCGCCTACGCCCTCAACGCGCAGAATGCGCCGAAGCTGATCCTCGCCACCCAGTTCGAGATGCGCCCGGACGACATCGTCTTCGTCGCAACCCATCCGATCTCCGACTGGAACCGCGTGATCTCGCAGCTTCTGCCCTCGTTCACCGTGGTCGGGACGACGGACAGGCTGTTCAACTAG
- a CDS encoding L-ribulose-5-phosphate 4-epimerase, producing the protein MYTEIRREAYEANLALPKHGLINLTFGNASAADRDKGVFAIKPSGVDYDELSPDNMVIVDFEGRIVEGNLRPSSDTPTHRKLLLAFEGIGGVVHTHSTHATAFAQAGRAIPNFGTTHADYFYGEIPVTRKMTPEEIASAYEWETGNVIVERFEGLNPLDFPGVLVNRHAPFTWGKTVAKAVEVAVAVECIADMALMSMQLNPGLQAIEQELLDKHFLRKHGANAYYGQTK; encoded by the coding sequence ATGTATACGGAAATCCGGCGCGAGGCCTATGAAGCAAACCTCGCGCTGCCGAAACACGGGCTGATCAACCTCACCTTCGGCAATGCCAGTGCCGCCGATCGCGACAAGGGCGTGTTCGCGATCAAGCCGAGCGGCGTCGACTATGACGAACTGTCTCCGGACAACATGGTCATCGTCGATTTCGAAGGGCGGATCGTGGAGGGCAATCTCAGGCCCTCCTCCGACACGCCGACGCATCGCAAGCTGCTGCTCGCCTTCGAGGGGATCGGCGGCGTGGTGCACACCCATTCGACCCATGCCACGGCGTTCGCCCAGGCCGGCCGCGCCATCCCCAATTTCGGCACCACCCATGCCGATTACTTTTATGGTGAAATTCCGGTTACCAGGAAGATGACGCCCGAGGAGATCGCCTCGGCCTATGAATGGGAAACCGGCAATGTCATCGTCGAGCGCTTTGAAGGCCTGAACCCGCTGGACTTCCCCGGCGTGCTGGTCAACCGCCATGCGCCCTTCACCTGGGGCAAGACGGTGGCCAAGGCCGTCGAGGTCGCCGTGGCGGTCGAATGCATCGCCGATATGGCGTTGATGTCGATGCAGCTCAATCCCGGCCTTCAGGCGATCGAGCAGGAGCTGCTCGACAAGCACTTCCTGCGCAAGCACGGCGCCAACGCCTATTACGGCCAGACCAAGTAG